Proteins co-encoded in one Streptococcus parauberis NCFD 2020 genomic window:
- a CDS encoding carbohydrate ABC transporter permease, producing MINKQPYESVSMKEVFSKGNLIIKLSFLIMGLANLLNRQIIKGLLFLVTEILFLISFFTQIIPALKKIITLGTKTQGVQTKVIDGIKMQVVVNGDNSMLILIFGLAAIIFCLLFVFIYWTSLKSTRKIYLLKKENQKIPSFKEDFMTLTHERFHMTLMAIPMLGVLLFTVLPLLYMVSLAFTSYDHKHMPPKSLFDWVGLANFGNVLNGRMADTFFPVLSWTLIWAVFATVTTFFFGIILALLINTKGLKYKKVWRTLFVITMAVPQFISLLIMRNLLNDQGPINALLMNWGLIKSGLPFLTDPLWAKFSIIIVNMWVGIPVTMLVSSGIIMNLPQEQIEAAEIDGASKFQVFKSITFPQILLIMTPTLIQQFIGNINNFNVIYLLTGGNPVNSNYYQAGSTDLLVTWLYKLTVSAADYNLASVIGILIFVISAVFSLLAYTRTASYKEGVVK from the coding sequence ATGATAAATAAACAACCTTATGAATCAGTTTCAATGAAAGAGGTTTTTTCAAAAGGCAATCTAATAATTAAATTATCATTCTTAATTATGGGACTAGCTAATTTACTAAACCGGCAAATCATCAAAGGATTATTATTTCTTGTTACTGAGATATTATTCCTCATTAGCTTTTTTACACAAATTATACCTGCTCTGAAAAAAATTATTACACTTGGAACAAAAACTCAAGGGGTACAAACAAAAGTTATTGATGGCATTAAGATGCAAGTCGTTGTCAATGGTGATAACTCTATGCTTATCCTCATTTTCGGTTTAGCTGCAATAATTTTTTGTTTACTTTTTGTTTTCATCTATTGGACTAGCCTAAAGAGTACTCGTAAAATTTATCTTCTTAAAAAAGAAAATCAAAAAATCCCAAGCTTCAAAGAAGACTTTATGACTTTGACACATGAGCGATTCCATATGACCCTAATGGCCATTCCTATGCTTGGTGTTCTATTGTTCACAGTACTTCCACTACTTTATATGGTTAGTTTAGCTTTTACCAGCTATGATCATAAACATATGCCACCAAAATCACTATTTGATTGGGTTGGTCTAGCAAACTTTGGGAATGTCCTTAATGGACGGATGGCAGATACCTTCTTCCCAGTATTGTCTTGGACTTTAATCTGGGCCGTGTTTGCTACAGTAACTACTTTCTTCTTTGGAATTATTTTAGCCCTTTTAATTAATACTAAAGGTCTTAAATATAAAAAAGTATGGCGTACATTATTTGTCATTACAATGGCCGTTCCTCAGTTTATCTCTTTATTAATTATGAGAAATCTCCTAAATGACCAAGGTCCAATCAATGCACTATTAATGAATTGGGGGCTTATCAAATCAGGCCTTCCATTCTTAACAGACCCACTTTGGGCAAAATTCTCTATAATCATTGTCAATATGTGGGTAGGTATCCCAGTAACAATGCTTGTTTCTTCTGGTATCATCATGAACTTACCACAAGAACAAATTGAAGCTGCTGAGATTGATGGCGCAAGTAAATTCCAAGTCTTCAAATCAATTACTTTCCCTCAAATCCTATTGATTATGACACCAACATTGATCCAACAATTTATTGGTAATATCAACAACTTCAACGTTATTTATCTTTTAACTGGTGGAAATCCAGTTAACTCAAACTACTATCAAGCCGGTTCAACAGACCTCTTGGTAACCTGGTTATATAAATTAACTGTTTCCGCAGCAGATTACAACTTAGCTTCCGTAATTGGTATCTTAATCTTTGTTATCTCAGCTGTCTTTAGTTTATTAGCCTATACGAGAACTGCATCATACAAAGAAGGAGTTGTTAAATAA
- a CDS encoding sugar ABC transporter permease: protein MKKKNNLNLTFVYILLTVLAIIWLFPIVWVVLTSFRAEGGVYVDYFIPRHWTFENYTRLFTNDSFPFGRWFLNTLGVATATCIISTFITVAMAYSLSRIKFKHRNSFLKIALVLNMFPGFMSMIAVYYILKALNLDQTLLALVLVYSSGAALGFYIAKGFFDTVPYSLDESAMIDGATRADIFFKITLPLSKPIIVYTALMAFMVPWMDFIFAQVILGDMTSKYTVAIGLFTMITKINIYEWFTAFAAGSVIIAIPITLLFMFMQKYYVEGITGGSVK, encoded by the coding sequence ATGAAAAAGAAAAATAACCTTAATTTAACTTTTGTCTATATCCTTCTAACTGTTCTTGCTATCATCTGGCTCTTCCCAATCGTTTGGGTTGTACTAACTAGTTTCCGTGCTGAAGGTGGTGTTTATGTTGATTATTTCATCCCTAGACACTGGACATTTGAAAACTATACGCGATTATTTACCAATGATTCATTCCCATTCGGACGGTGGTTCCTAAACACTTTAGGTGTTGCGACTGCTACCTGCATCATTTCAACATTTATCACAGTGGCGATGGCCTATTCACTTAGTCGGATTAAGTTTAAGCACCGCAATTCTTTCCTAAAAATTGCTCTTGTCTTAAACATGTTCCCTGGTTTTATGTCAATGATTGCTGTTTATTACATCTTAAAAGCTTTGAACCTTGACCAAACTTTATTAGCACTTGTGCTAGTATACTCTTCCGGTGCAGCTTTAGGATTCTATATTGCTAAAGGATTCTTCGACACTGTTCCTTATTCACTAGACGAATCAGCGATGATTGATGGTGCGACACGCGCAGATATTTTCTTCAAAATTACTCTGCCACTCTCAAAACCAATTATTGTTTATACCGCACTGATGGCCTTCATGGTGCCATGGATGGACTTCATCTTTGCTCAAGTTATTCTAGGTGACATGACCAGCAAGTACACTGTAGCTATCGGTTTATTTACAATGATTACGAAAATCAATATTTACGAATGGTTCACTGCCTTCGCTGCTGGTTCCGTTATCATTGCAATTCCAATCACCCTCTTATTTATGTTCATGCAAAAATATTATGTAGAAGGAATCACTGGTGGGTCAGTAAAATAA
- a CDS encoding extracellular solute-binding protein — MKKSTLKKLLVSSAVLGLTTGLALTSTSQDTVQAAGKKTTVKLWVGSNAKKSYVGTIKAFEKENPGVKVKIIETDDSKTQETLKKDPSKGADVLSLPHDQLGQLVESGIIQELPEKYTKEVKSTQTDQAIAGAQYKDKTYAFPYGIESLVLYYNKSKLSAEDVKSYETITSKGKFGGSFKEMDAYYTAPIFMTAGAHLFGPEGEDVKGTNWGSDAGVNALKWISAQKSNPNFVQADAGSIISEFGKGKFDAVELGPWNYDAVKEAIGEKNVGIATYPTINIGGKDVQQKAFLGVKLYAVNQAPAGGNTKRIAASYKLAAYMTNAKTQESSFKAEDRRVIPSNKEVQNADYVKSNELAQAVIKMGSSSDYTVVMPKLSQMSVFWPESAAILSDTYNGKLKESSYLKRLQQFDKDIAKVK; from the coding sequence ATGAAAAAATCTACTTTGAAGAAGCTACTTGTTAGTTCTGCAGTATTAGGGTTAACAACTGGACTTGCTTTAACAAGTACTTCTCAGGATACTGTTCAAGCTGCAGGTAAAAAAACTACCGTTAAATTGTGGGTTGGATCTAACGCTAAAAAATCTTACGTTGGCACTATTAAAGCCTTCGAGAAAGAAAATCCTGGTGTAAAAGTTAAAATCATCGAAACTGATGATTCAAAAACTCAAGAAACATTGAAAAAAGACCCAAGTAAGGGTGCTGATGTTCTTTCACTTCCACATGACCAATTAGGACAATTAGTTGAATCAGGAATCATCCAAGAACTTCCAGAAAAATATACAAAAGAGGTCAAATCTACTCAAACTGACCAAGCAATTGCTGGTGCTCAATATAAAGATAAAACTTATGCATTCCCATATGGTATCGAATCATTAGTTCTTTACTACAACAAATCTAAATTAAGTGCTGAAGATGTTAAATCTTATGAAACTATTACTTCAAAAGGTAAATTCGGTGGTAGCTTTAAAGAAATGGACGCATACTATACTGCACCTATCTTCATGACTGCTGGAGCTCATTTATTTGGTCCTGAAGGTGAAGATGTTAAAGGTACGAACTGGGGTTCTGATGCTGGTGTTAATGCTCTTAAATGGATTTCAGCCCAAAAATCAAATCCAAACTTTGTTCAAGCTGATGCAGGTTCAATTATCTCAGAATTTGGTAAAGGTAAATTTGATGCTGTTGAGTTAGGCCCTTGGAACTACGATGCTGTTAAAGAAGCAATCGGAGAAAAAAATGTTGGTATTGCAACTTACCCAACAATCAACATTGGTGGTAAAGACGTTCAACAAAAAGCATTCTTAGGTGTAAAACTTTATGCAGTTAACCAAGCACCTGCTGGTGGAAATACTAAACGTATCGCAGCTAGCTACAAACTTGCAGCTTACATGACAAATGCTAAAACACAAGAATCTTCTTTCAAAGCTGAAGATCGTCGTGTGATTCCTTCAAATAAAGAAGTTCAAAACGCTGACTATGTAAAATCTAATGAACTTGCTCAAGCTGTTATTAAAATGGGTTCTTCGTCAGACTATACAGTAGTTATGCCAAAACTTTCACAAATGTCAGTATTCTGGCCTGAGTCTGCTGCTATCTTAAGTGATACTTACAATGGTAAACTTAAAGAATCAAGCTACCTCAAGAGATTACAACAATTTGATAAAGATATTGCGAAAGTTAAATAA